Proteins encoded by one window of Brienomyrus brachyistius isolate T26 chromosome 1, BBRACH_0.4, whole genome shotgun sequence:
- the LOC125738631 gene encoding histamine N-methyltransferase-like isoform X2, whose translation MTSSMKCLALDYERYHKTFRVYLEKSTEHQAVHKFILESLPGILARAGKGKTTFDVISLGSGTGEVDLEILSQLRKVLPDVKVDCDMVEPSEPMLEKCKDVMLRTPNLENVNFTWNQMTASEFEKHWRGRQPEKNVDFIHMIQMLYYEVDALATISFFRSLLKENGKLLIILISGECGWGKLWSVYGNEFVRSDLNQALTAAPIKNYLTAEGISFESFMLPTKLDITDCFTSGNKKGELLLDLLTELVDFSHTAPPELKAGVLDYLRRPDCTTEVNGRALFNTSLEVLVLGQ comes from the exons ATGACTTCGTCTATGAAGTGCCTTGCGTTAGACTACGAAAGGTACCACAAGACCTTCCGTGTTTACCTTGAGAAGTCGACGGAGCATCAAGCTGTGCATAAATTCATTCTTGAGAGTCTTCCTGGCATCCTCGCGAG GGCTGGGAAGGGCAAGACTACCTTTGATGTTATATCCCTTGGGAGTGGTACAG GAGAGGTGGACCTGGAGATACTTTCACAGCTGCGTAAGGTTTTACCAGATGTGAAGGTGGACTGTGACATGGTGGAACCCAGTGAGCCGATGCTGGAGAAATGCAAGG ATGTTATGTTGAGAACTCCTAACTTAGAAAATGTAAACTTCACATGGAATCAGATGACTGCCTCTGAATTTGAGAAGcactggagaggcagacagccagAGAAGAATGTAGACTTCATTCATATGATTCAG ATGCTGTATTATGAAGTTGATGCTCTTGCTACTATCTCATTTTTCCGGAGTCTCTTGAAGGAAAATGGAAAACTTCTCATCATACTTATTTCTG GAGAGTGTGGCTGGGGTAAGCTATGGAGCGTTTATGGCAATGAGTTTGTTCGCAGTGATTTGAATCAGGCTCTTACAGCGGCACCCATCAAGAACTACCTTACTGCTGAAGGAATCAGCTTTGAAAGCTTCATGTTGCCTACAAAATTAGAcatcacagactgcttcacgTCTGGCAACAAGAAGGGGGAACTGCTACTGGATCTGCTTACTGAGTTGGTGGACTTTAGTCACACTGCACCACCGGAGCTGAAAGCCGGTGTGCTAGATTACCTGCGCCGCCCCGACTGCACCACTGAGGTGAATGGGAGAGCTTTATTCAATACTAGTCTGGAGGTTTTGGTTTTAGGCCAATAA
- the LOC125738631 gene encoding histamine N-methyltransferase-like isoform X1: MTSSMKCLALDYERYHKTFRVYLEKSTEHQAVHKFILESLPGILASRAGKGKTTFDVISLGSGTGEVDLEILSQLRKVLPDVKVDCDMVEPSEPMLEKCKDVMLRTPNLENVNFTWNQMTASEFEKHWRGRQPEKNVDFIHMIQMLYYEVDALATISFFRSLLKENGKLLIILISGECGWGKLWSVYGNEFVRSDLNQALTAAPIKNYLTAEGISFESFMLPTKLDITDCFTSGNKKGELLLDLLTELVDFSHTAPPELKAGVLDYLRRPDCTTEVNGRALFNTSLEVLVLGQ, from the exons ATGACTTCGTCTATGAAGTGCCTTGCGTTAGACTACGAAAGGTACCACAAGACCTTCCGTGTTTACCTTGAGAAGTCGACGGAGCATCAAGCTGTGCATAAATTCATTCTTGAGAGTCTTCCTGGCATCCTCGCGA gCAGGGCTGGGAAGGGCAAGACTACCTTTGATGTTATATCCCTTGGGAGTGGTACAG GAGAGGTGGACCTGGAGATACTTTCACAGCTGCGTAAGGTTTTACCAGATGTGAAGGTGGACTGTGACATGGTGGAACCCAGTGAGCCGATGCTGGAGAAATGCAAGG ATGTTATGTTGAGAACTCCTAACTTAGAAAATGTAAACTTCACATGGAATCAGATGACTGCCTCTGAATTTGAGAAGcactggagaggcagacagccagAGAAGAATGTAGACTTCATTCATATGATTCAG ATGCTGTATTATGAAGTTGATGCTCTTGCTACTATCTCATTTTTCCGGAGTCTCTTGAAGGAAAATGGAAAACTTCTCATCATACTTATTTCTG GAGAGTGTGGCTGGGGTAAGCTATGGAGCGTTTATGGCAATGAGTTTGTTCGCAGTGATTTGAATCAGGCTCTTACAGCGGCACCCATCAAGAACTACCTTACTGCTGAAGGAATCAGCTTTGAAAGCTTCATGTTGCCTACAAAATTAGAcatcacagactgcttcacgTCTGGCAACAAGAAGGGGGAACTGCTACTGGATCTGCTTACTGAGTTGGTGGACTTTAGTCACACTGCACCACCGGAGCTGAAAGCCGGTGTGCTAGATTACCTGCGCCGCCCCGACTGCACCACTGAGGTGAATGGGAGAGCTTTATTCAATACTAGTCTGGAGGTTTTGGTTTTAGGCCAATAA